The following proteins are encoded in a genomic region of Vicinamibacterales bacterium:
- a CDS encoding helix-turn-helix transcriptional regulator → MRQIRPADFFAPIVGEFEQFVLLALVRLGNGAYGAAIRREIRERTGRDASGGTVYMTLARLEQKKMVASYAGNPTAQRGGRRRRHYLIDTAGQKALGRGYRGIVAMAEGIEKELLAL, encoded by the coding sequence GTGAGACAAATCAGGCCCGCGGATTTTTTCGCGCCGATCGTCGGCGAGTTCGAACAGTTCGTGCTGCTGGCGCTCGTCCGCCTCGGCAATGGCGCGTACGGCGCCGCGATCCGGCGGGAGATCCGCGAACGCACCGGGCGCGACGCGTCGGGCGGCACCGTCTACATGACGCTCGCCCGTCTCGAGCAGAAGAAGATGGTCGCCTCCTATGCCGGCAATCCGACCGCGCAGCGCGGCGGCCGCCGGCGCCGCCACTACCTGATCGACACGGCAGGACAGAAGGCGCTCGGCCGCGGCTACCGCGGCATCGTCGCCATGGCCGAGGGCATCGAGAAGGAACTGCTCGCGCTCTAG